From one Streptomyces mobaraensis genomic stretch:
- a CDS encoding winged helix-turn-helix transcriptional regulator produces MTTRGARAAGRGVRGDLFDPQCPTRRLLDRIGTKWTSMAVKTLADAAPDEVRFADLRRRMPGVSQKMLSVTLRNLTRDGLVSRRVEPAVPPRVFYRLTELGLSLEAALAGLRTWAEEHMAEVDRANEAAGREADEG; encoded by the coding sequence GTGACCACCCGAGGAGCCCGGGCCGCCGGTCGCGGGGTGCGCGGCGATCTGTTCGATCCGCAGTGCCCGACGCGGCGGTTGCTCGACCGCATCGGTACGAAGTGGACGTCCATGGCCGTCAAGACGCTCGCCGACGCGGCACCGGACGAGGTGCGCTTCGCTGATCTGAGGCGCCGGATGCCCGGCGTCTCGCAGAAGATGCTGTCCGTGACGCTGCGGAACCTGACCCGCGACGGGCTGGTGTCACGCCGGGTCGAACCGGCCGTGCCGCCGCGGGTCTTCTACCGGCTCACCGAGCTCGGGCTGTCCCTGGAGGCCGCGCTCGCGGGGCTGCGGACCTGGGCGGAGGAGCACATGGCCGAAGTCGACCGCGCCAACGAGGCGGCCGGCCGGGAGGCCGACGAGGGGTGA